In one bacterium genomic region, the following are encoded:
- the prfA gene encoding peptide chain release factor 1 — translation MIDQATIDKLNIRLAELEAELARPEIYASAKAASLVHEQRDLQSRLELFLDVQKTEAELKDAKALANDAEMGELARAEVPELETKLEGLQDKVRTALVPADPNDNKTAIIEIRAGAGGDESSLFAGELARMYGRFAETHNLKLTMLSESPNEVGGYKEIIIEASGLEAYGQFKYESGVHRVQRVPATESQGRIHTSTVTVAVLPEAEETELEIADNEVRVDVYRSSGHGGQSVNTTDSAVRLTHLPTGIVVTCQDEKSQIKNRAKAMNVLRSRLLALEEEKRRQELGDARLSQIGTGDRSEKIRTYNFPQDRITDHRISFTTHGLTRFMDGALDEHHEALKQADIDQALAKQT, via the coding sequence ATGATTGACCAAGCCACCATCGACAAACTTAACATCCGTCTCGCCGAGCTCGAGGCCGAGCTTGCGCGCCCCGAAATCTATGCCAGCGCCAAAGCAGCTAGTTTGGTGCACGAACAACGTGATTTACAGAGTCGGCTAGAGCTGTTTCTTGATGTACAGAAGACCGAAGCCGAACTAAAAGACGCCAAAGCCCTAGCTAATGATGCGGAAATGGGTGAGCTAGCACGAGCTGAAGTTCCTGAGCTTGAAACAAAGCTGGAAGGCCTCCAAGATAAAGTTCGAACCGCCCTCGTGCCTGCCGACCCCAATGATAATAAAACTGCTATTATCGAAATCCGGGCCGGTGCCGGTGGCGATGAAAGCTCACTCTTTGCCGGCGAGCTCGCGCGCATGTATGGCCGATTTGCCGAAACCCACAACCTAAAGCTAACTATGCTCTCGGAAAGCCCCAATGAAGTCGGTGGCTATAAAGAAATCATCATCGAGGCTTCCGGCCTAGAAGCTTATGGCCAATTTAAATACGAATCTGGCGTACATCGAGTCCAACGCGTACCAGCCACCGAAAGTCAGGGCCGCATTCATACCTCCACCGTAACTGTTGCCGTACTGCCAGAAGCCGAGGAAACCGAGCTGGAGATTGCCGATAATGAAGTTCGAGTTGATGTTTATCGCTCCTCCGGACATGGCGGACAAAGTGTTAACACCACCGACTCAGCCGTCCGTCTTACCCACCTGCCAACCGGTATTGTGGTAACCTGCCAGGATGAGAAGAGCCAGATTAAAAACCGAGCTAAAGCTATGAATGTTTTGCGTTCTCGCCTGCTAGCTCTAGAAGAGGAAAAGCGTCGCCAGGAGCTTGGTGATGCCAGGCTTTCACAAATCGGTACCGGTGACCGCTCTGAGAAGATTCGCACATATAACTTCCCTCAAGACCGCATCACTGATCACCGCATTAGCTTCACCACCCATGGCCTAACGCGGTTTATGGATGGTGCACTAGATGAACACCACGAAGCCCTTAAACAAGCTGACATTGATCAAGCTCTCGCCAAGCAAACATGA
- the rpmE gene encoding 50S ribosomal protein L31, whose protein sequence is MKANIHPDWVETKVTCLGCDTTFSSHSTVPEITVEICSNCHPFYTGKQKLVDTAGRVDRFEALRKKSGELKQSAKPKTTKKEKATKTPKDAKTSLKEIKAELKDHTVDTVTKDTKKSTKPAAKAKADGE, encoded by the coding sequence ATGAAAGCTAATATTCATCCAGATTGGGTCGAAACCAAGGTTACTTGCCTGGGTTGCGACACTACTTTTTCGAGCCACTCTACTGTCCCAGAAATCACTGTAGAAATTTGCTCAAATTGCCATCCGTTCTACACCGGCAAGCAAAAACTCGTCGACACCGCGGGTCGAGTTGATCGCTTTGAAGCTTTGCGCAAAAAAAGTGGTGAGTTAAAACAGTCTGCCAAGCCAAAAACTACCAAGAAAGAAAAGGCCACTAAGACGCCCAAAGATGCTAAAACTTCACTAAAAGAAATTAAGGCCGAACTTAAAGATCACACCGTCGATACCGTAACAAAAGATACTAAAAAATCTACCAAGCCCGCAGCCAAAGCCAAAGCTGACGGAGAATAA
- a CDS encoding transglycosylase family protein: MIFAQVASQAVQLPATAQLTHIAQAGSTSTHKIQLVTNTHQPLVIASIKPSFDEAVGSPLRAAQATEGASRKATQKARQIAHKAIQKAAPLVIGGSDAFAKLRFCEAGGDYTKNTGNGYFGAYQYSISTWANFGGFSRPDLAPPEVQDAKARETQARRGWSPWPSCARKLGLM, translated from the coding sequence ATGATATTCGCTCAGGTGGCTTCACAGGCTGTGCAACTCCCAGCCACCGCCCAGCTAACGCATATCGCTCAAGCTGGTAGCACAAGCACCCATAAAATCCAACTTGTCACCAACACTCACCAGCCCCTGGTGATCGCATCGATTAAACCAAGCTTTGATGAAGCTGTCGGAAGTCCGTTGCGCGCCGCTCAAGCTACTGAAGGAGCGAGCCGAAAAGCTACTCAGAAAGCTAGGCAGATAGCTCATAAAGCCATCCAAAAAGCCGCTCCACTAGTAATTGGTGGATCTGACGCTTTTGCGAAGCTCCGCTTCTGTGAGGCTGGTGGTGACTACACCAAAAATACTGGCAATGGCTACTTCGGTGCCTATCAGTACAGCATTAGCACTTGGGCCAACTTCGGTGGATTTTCGAGGCCCGACCTCGCTCCACCAGAAGTTCAAGACGCCAAGGCTCGTGAAACTCAAGCCCGTCGCGGTTGGAGTCCATGGCCATCGTGCGCCCGTAAGCTTGGCTTAATGTAA
- the rpsB gene encoding 30S ribosomal protein S2, whose protein sequence is MPTKKTATAVAKSDKTIAVKELLQAGAHFGHRTERWHPKMSPYIHGARGGVHIIDLVQTEDLLEEAEKFVRQITAQGKEVLFVATKRQAKVIVTEAAKSAGMPYVTHRWLGGMMTNWETISKRIRHLKKLEVARADGSLDRMTKKERLLIDNEIEKLTKVFLGVKELEGAPGAIFVVDVMREETAIKEAKTLKIPVIAMADTNANPELVDYVIPANDDAIRSIQLITGRIARAASEGKAEYDAKTKQDVEEK, encoded by the coding sequence ATGCCAACTAAGAAAACCGCTACCGCTGTAGCAAAATCAGATAAAACTATTGCTGTAAAAGAGCTCTTGCAGGCTGGTGCCCATTTTGGACATCGTACCGAGCGCTGGCACCCAAAGATGTCTCCATATATTCACGGTGCTCGGGGTGGCGTGCATATTATCGATCTCGTCCAAACCGAGGATTTACTCGAGGAAGCTGAGAAATTTGTACGCCAAATTACTGCTCAGGGGAAAGAAGTGCTGTTTGTTGCTACTAAGCGCCAAGCTAAAGTGATTGTCACCGAAGCTGCTAAAAGCGCTGGTATGCCATACGTTACGCATCGTTGGCTCGGTGGAATGATGACCAACTGGGAAACTATCTCGAAGCGAATTCGACACTTGAAAAAGCTCGAGGTTGCTCGAGCTGATGGTAGTCTGGATCGTATGACTAAGAAAGAGCGCCTATTAATTGATAATGAGATTGAGAAACTGACCAAGGTATTTTTAGGTGTAAAAGAGCTTGAGGGTGCTCCAGGTGCAATTTTTGTAGTGGATGTGATGCGCGAAGAGACTGCTATTAAGGAAGCAAAGACGCTTAAAATTCCAGTTATTGCTATGGCCGACACAAATGCTAACCCAGAGTTGGTTGATTATGTTATTCCTGCCAATGATGATGCAATCCGTTCAATTCAGCTAATTACTGGTCGAATCGCACGAGCCGCTTCTGAAGGCAAGGCCGAATATGACGCAAAAACCAAACAAGATGTGGAGGAGAAGTAA
- the tsf gene encoding translation elongation factor Ts, with amino-acid sequence MTIAVADIQKLRQMTGAGMMKAKEALEEAGGDIEKAQEILRIKGMASADKKADRVAGAGMIGSYVHGGRIGVLVEVNCETDFVVKTADFQELVEELSLHIAAMNPQYVKRDEVPEEVIAKEKALFEDEVKESGKPAEHATKIVEGKVDKWMASICLLEQPYYKDDKQTIEDLVKAAIGKLGENIVVHRFVRLELGA; translated from the coding sequence ATGACAATTGCAGTTGCTGACATTCAAAAATTACGTCAAATGACTGGCGCCGGCATGATGAAGGCCAAAGAGGCATTAGAAGAAGCTGGTGGTGACATTGAAAAAGCTCAGGAAATTCTCCGCATAAAAGGTATGGCGAGCGCCGACAAGAAGGCTGATCGTGTGGCTGGTGCTGGTATGATTGGCAGCTATGTGCATGGTGGGCGGATTGGTGTATTGGTAGAAGTTAATTGTGAGACCGATTTTGTAGTGAAGACGGCTGATTTTCAGGAGCTAGTAGAAGAGCTTTCTCTGCATATTGCCGCGATGAATCCACAGTACGTAAAGCGTGATGAAGTGCCAGAGGAAGTGATTGCTAAAGAAAAAGCTTTGTTTGAGGATGAAGTGAAGGAATCTGGTAAGCCCGCCGAGCATGCCACGAAAATTGTTGAAGGTAAGGTGGATAAGTGGATGGCTAGTATTTGCTTATTAGAGCAACCTTATTATAAGGACGATAAGCAAACCATCGAAGATCTCGTGAAGGCTGCCATCGGTAAGCTGGGTGAGAATATTGTGGTGCATCGTTTTGTGCGCTTAGAGCTGGGTGCTTAA
- the frr gene encoding ribosome recycling factor — protein MQEITRNTEEVMKRGLEYFQTELDGVQAGRANTSLIEGVKVDAYGQEMTMKQVGTISTPDARTLQVQVWDQALVTAVEKAIRDDSSLGLSPATDGNMVRMQIPAMTEERRQLLVKGLSEKLEAANVTLRNARHDGLKKAKSAKEDGSMPEDEYFKTEKALDELTREYQSRAQQIFETKKQEVLTV, from the coding sequence ATGCAAGAAATTACTCGTAATACTGAAGAAGTGATGAAGCGTGGTTTGGAATATTTTCAGACTGAGCTGGATGGCGTGCAGGCTGGACGAGCTAACACTAGCCTGATTGAAGGCGTGAAAGTAGATGCCTATGGTCAGGAGATGACGATGAAGCAAGTGGGGACAATTTCCACGCCAGATGCGCGTACTTTGCAGGTTCAGGTGTGGGATCAGGCTTTAGTGACTGCGGTGGAGAAAGCTATTCGTGACGATTCTTCGCTTGGCCTATCGCCTGCTACCGATGGCAATATGGTACGTATGCAAATTCCGGCCATGACCGAGGAACGACGGCAATTATTAGTAAAAGGGCTTTCAGAAAAGCTTGAAGCGGCTAATGTTACATTGCGCAATGCTCGCCATGACGGACTAAAAAAAGCTAAATCTGCCAAAGAAGATGGCTCGATGCCAGAAGATGAATATTTTAAGACCGAAAAAGCGCTGGATGAACTAACCCGCGAATATCAGAGTAGGGCTCAGCAAATCTTTGAAACTAAAAAGCAAGAAGTCTTAACTGTCTAG